The following are encoded in a window of Podospora pseudoanserina strain CBS 124.78 chromosome 6, whole genome shotgun sequence genomic DNA:
- a CDS encoding hypothetical protein (COG:Q; EggNog:ENOG503NV2T; BUSCO:EOG0926310O), with product MASQITQLLEKALHFWNAVPQPLQYTFAALGALYVLRGALSFVRLLLNSFILSGPNLRKYGKKGTWAVVTGASDGLGKEFASQLASKGFNLVLVSRTQSKLDALAKELRLKWSGLETKVLAMDFSQDNDEDYERLAKLIAGLDVGILINNVGQSHSIPVSFLDTEKTELQNIVTINCLGTLKTTKVVAPILAARKKGLILTMGSFAGTMPTPYLATYSGSKAFLQHWSSSLASELAPHGVDVQFVISYLVTTAMSKVRRTSLLIPGPKQFVKAALGKIGLDSNENFPNTYTPWWSHNVFKWIIDSTVGNTSAFTIWQNRKMHVDIRNRALRKAAREAKKQ from the exons ATGGCTTCGCAAATAACCCAGCTCCTGGAGAAGGCTCTCCACTTCTGGAATGCTGTCCCTCAGCCACTCCAGTACACCTTTGCTGCTCTCGGCGCTCTCTACGTTCTGAGGGGCGCTCTCAGCTTCGTCCGCCTCCTCTTGAACTCATTCATCCTCAGCGGTCCCAAC CTTCGCAAGTATGGCAAGAAGGGCACCTGGGCCGTTGTCACCGGTGCGTCTGATGGTCTCGGCAAGGAGTTCGCCTCTCAGCTCGCCTCCAAGGGcttcaacctcgtcctcgtctcccGCACCCAGTCTAAGCTCGATGCTCTCGCCAAGGAGTTGCGTTTGAAGTGGTCCGGTCTCGAGACCAAGGTTCTCGCCATGGATTTCTCCCAGGACAACGATGAGGACTACGAGCGCCTGGCCAAGCTGATTGCTGGTCTTGATGTCGGTATCTTGATCAACAACGTCGGCCAGTCCCACAGCATCCCCGTATCCTTCCTCGATACCGAGAAGACCGAGCTCCAGAACATTGTCACCATCAACTGCCTCGGCACTCTCAAGACCACCAAGGTCGTTGCTCCCATCCTCGCTGCGCGCAAGAAGGGTCTCATTCTCACCATGGGCTCCTTCGCCGGCACCATGCCCACCCCCTACCTCGCCACCTACAGCGGCAGCAAGGCTTTCCTCCAGCACTGGAGCTCTTCTCTCGCCTCGGAGCTTGCCCCCCATGGCGTTGATGTTCAGTTTGTCATCTCTTACCTCGTCACCACTGCCATGAGCAAGGTTCGCCGCaccagcctcctcatccctgGCCCCAAGCAGTTTGTCAAGGCTGCCCTTGGCAAGATTGGTCTCGACAGCAACGAGAACTTTCCCAACACCTATACCCCCTGGTGGAGCCACAACGTGTTCAAGTGGATCATTGACAGCACTGTTGGCAACACCAGCGCTTTCACCATCTGGCAGAACAGGAAGATGCACGTTGACATCCGCAACCGTGCCCTCCGGAAGGCTGCCCgtgaggccaagaagcagtaA
- a CDS encoding hypothetical protein (EggNog:ENOG503P1I0; COG:S; MEROPS:MER0163432), producing the protein MFSSAADAAWNINGKMITLTQDRKLSVPATMAVAPEKIFAVLIGINNYHGQYKNLYGCVKDVEIIDTLLTTTLRVPAGNVHTLTSPHGSTPETLPTKTNVFALIEEVAGRAVASGPGALFFLHYSGHGMRTKTIYHKPENGGLKSEGAYDEGLCTLGEPLMDVELSNVLDGLNELGLTVFVSLDCCHSGGADRDSLYSGSGGGHDALDGHDAAGLESVSIRCPFPDSDSDDEIDSGTEVGRGNDDGRNVIVQESWLYRNRRHNLLAACQPSEFAYETGGRGTMTYHLDKTVTALKDSIIPITYDMLITHLVSKSGIRNNIFPQQPMLLGNRNRLAFGTNTKSALTGVMQGNVTKTEKEVGFTLVTISRGGSHGVEVGDRFALYRPDQFTFGLLNPDEERAAEAIILEVTNMTAAARVPTTSNLANIPKVGWFAVLVQRNHRPVIYVDTVNLSDQAATRLQNSWRELPEDLLRPTADLRLHSDPDIVPEVTCPDTFYVKPSEDGTNLVVHNNNTEIMENVPSLDHNDDSIARTLSLIVQHLSPYQRLTNLAAREDSTNPWNPRYEFEIKRIHDVNRSNSPTLPAKVQYGVVFKNTEPRPTRILNQEEEALTQFITIFNLDPTYGITQIFPDEGADSFEVYPREAIDPKLKLNITVPPQLQAASQQPGFQMHDKIIVLISSKATNFRHYSQPDLHAWLHPEDAREDVFFKKITPKGQNNMPSRQATRAEEEEVQNLRSLDEFKVATWDIITTHEDLYPQVETNTGNHTQHQPPSRVVPVAQPMVEAHA; encoded by the exons ATGTTTTCTTCTGCCGCCGATGCCGCGTGGAATATCAATGGCAAAATGATCACATTG ACACAAGACCGGAAGCTTTCAGTCCCAGCAACAATGGCCGTCGCACCTGAGAAGATATTTGCCGTGTTGATTGGCATCAACAACTACCACGGGCAGTACAAAAATCTATACGGTTGTGTTAAGGATGTAGAGATCATCGATACACTCCTCACAACCACCCTCCGCGTTCCAGCCGGCAATGTTCATACCCTCACGTCCCCTCATGGGTCAACACCGGAAACTTTGCCGACCAAAACCAATGTCTTTGCCCTGATTGAGGAGGTCGCCGGAAGAGCGGTTGCGAGCGGCCCTGGtgcccttttcttcctgcaCTACTCTGGCCACGGCATGCGCACCAAAACAATCTACCATAAGCCAGAGAATGGTGGTTTGAAGTCTGAAGGTGCCTACGATGAGGGGTTGTGCACTCTGGGAGAGCCCCTAATGGATGTTGAGCTTTCCAATGTTTTGGATGGGCTGAATGAGCTGGGTCTCACGGTATTTGTGTCCCTCGACTGTTGTCATTCAGGAGGCGCCGATCGGGACAGCTTGTATTCAGGCTCtggtggtggacatgatGCTTTGGATGGTCATGATGCCGCCGGACTTGAGAGTGTTAGCATTCGGTGTCCTTTTCCCGATTCGGACTCAGATGATGAGATTGATTCTGGCACTGAAGTGGGCCGTGGTAATGACGATGGCCGCAACGTGATAGTACAGGAGAGCTGGCTGTATCGCAACCGGAGGCACAATCTGCTCGCAGCCTGTCAGCCAAGTGAATTCGCATATGAAactggtggaagggggacaATGACATACCATCTCGACAAAACCGTGACGGCGCTGAAAGATTCCATCATCCCAATCACCTACGATATGCTCATCACTCACCTTGTATCCAAGTCCGGCATCCGCAACAACATtttccctcaacaacccatGCTTCTCGGAAACCGCAACCGCCTGGCTTTTGGCACAAATACCAAGTCGGCTCTTACAGGCGTGATGCAGGGCAATGTCACAAAGACAGAGAAAGAAGTGGGATTCACTCTTGTCACTATCAGCAGGGGTGGTTCCCAtggggtcgaggttggggacCGCTTCGCCCTCTACAGACCGGATCAGTTCACCTTCGGCTTACTTAACCCTGACGAGGAGCGAGCTGCCGAAGCTATCATTCTCGAGGTCACCAACATGACGGCTGCTGCGCGAGTTCCGACCACATCTAACCTTGCCAATATTCCCAAGGTTGGTTGGTTCGCCGTTTTGGTCCAACGCAACCATCGCCCCGTAATCTACGTTGACACAGTCAATCTTTCTGATCAAGCAGCTACTCGTCTCCAAAACTCCTGGAGAGAATTGCCGGAAGACCTATTGCGCCCCACGGCTGACTTGAGACTACACTCTGATCCGGATATTGTCCCAGAAGTCACTTGTCCTGACACCTTTTACGTCAAGCCCTCTGAGGATGGGACAAATCTTGTGgtccacaacaacaacacagaGATAATGGAGAATGTCCCCAGCCTCGACCATAACGACGACAGCATCGCTAGAACACTCTCCCTCATCGTTCAACACCTCTCCCCTTACCAGCgtctcaccaacctcgccgcccGTGAAGATTCCACAAATCCGTGGAACCCTAGGTACGAATTCGAGATAAAACGGATCCACGATGTCAACAGGTCCAACAGCCCCACGCTTCCCGCCAAGGTGCAGTACGGGGTCGTCTTCAAAAACACCGAACCCCGCCCTACCCGGATACTAAaccaggaagaggaagcccTCACCCAATTCATTaccatcttcaaccttgATCCAACCTATGGCATAACACAGATCTTCCCTGACGAAGGCGCCGACAGCTTCGAAGTCTACCCCAGAGAGGCCATCGACCCCAAGTTGAAGCTCAACATCACAGTCCCCCCACAGCTCCAAGCCgcctcccaacaaccaggCTTCCAAATGCACGACAAGATTATAGTTCTCATCTCGAGCAAGGCGACAAACTTCCGGCATTACTCCCAGCCAGACCTTCACGCCTGGCTGCATCCGGAGGATGCCCGCGAGGACGTATTCTTCAAGAAGATCACCCCGAAAGGTCAGAACAACATGCCTTCGCGGCAGGCCACgagagcagaagaagaagaggtacAGAACTTGCGATCTCTGGATGAGTTCAAGGTTGCGACGTGGGATATTATCACTACGCATGAGGACTTGTACCCTCAGGTCGAGACCAACACCGGCAACCacacccaacatcaaccaccctctCGTGTTGTCCCTGTCGCCCAGCCGATGGTCGAGGCACATGCCTGA
- a CDS encoding hypothetical protein (COG:U; COG:Y; BUSCO:EOG092606UX; EggNog:ENOG503NU2K), which produces MEPSTPMRPIPGAYINTPAPNTTRRQLFTNNPGNGVPPPMALPPANPVGPGTQALVTGQLPAPTVARADVPLIETAGHVVNSNLLNDESYPDLDSYCRPGASSEYDIHPPDRPWAPFQKTHMYQIPDQIFDFLNGGEVFTKLGLFPELGYAWASIDSSLFLWDYTHPTPELIGYEELTTTITAVALVAPKPGVFVKTITHILVISTTTDVVLVGVAAETNASGAKKVTLYQTKMAVHRGGSDVSYIVGTANGRIFVGGETDTDIHEIVYQQEERWFSSRCSKVNHTHPGWSSVVPLTNLPFGPRPHEHLVGLYVDDTRNLVYSLSDRSTIRTYHMEGPEKLTKVIEKDKTSILRDFAHLAAPSPLFTDRTTIVSLSPITATETSKLHLMALTDTGCRLLLSATSAASYTIGGGSSTLPPQSMQLQFIKFPPREEYQRTRDHRLQPIETVLDKTSQLLEISAMGMRFPPGYFFDVVRDRTAASDRLFISAPDTGRIKLTQPTSALKYFEQGTWIDLGAGNRTIEIGLTTKPFSANSQPLGFGNELAVQFDQAPGEFAILTNTGVHIIRRRRVVDMLATALRSVQGQGDDVLELEVRHFLAQYGRVETCSAALAVACGQGNDSRTGIGRSSDTSLANLARLVFVEYGGQARVAESDGRMAPQDSVRLSSRHDALVLYFTRLVRTLWKTKVVTIAKDGKEVTSTVDVKKLVQVQEQVDRLENFLETNKGTIQGLSGPPGTLTNRNDEIAAQKEHQAFHGMRQLMKSVTEGISFVTMLFSERVADIYGRLEPADQQRLSQLTYEHLFSQKPGKDLAKVLVKAIVNRNIANGANVDTVADGLRRRCGSFCSPDDVVIFKAQEQLQRASDQVANASAARLLLAESLRLFQEVAGSLSADNLERAVNQYIELKYYAGAIQLCLVVAKEKDRGNTALTWVMDNRPAGDVRERAYNARKNCYILIQQVLDALEGYLSTEPETIDGRQTVAATKRKEAYDVVNNSDDQVFHIDLYEWYISKGWIDRLLAIDSPHVEAYLRQLSEQNYTHADLLCRWYTHRNFFFQAAQVQANIAKSDMAIPIKHRIKLLGLAKANASVNTAGVSRQQQQMLNHEVSEMLEMAHIQDDLLQRLLADGRIDNSRKAEVNDHLNGPILSVNELYNDYIDQAGYYDLSLLIFHLADFQNHRVIEETWSNLIHQVHNETEIKAELWNKRDGNGVPAELRDQIPEAEPPRPWECVAQNVQIIAHRASLDSLVFPVDKVIPMVCGYAIEYNQDLESPNWPMALFQQLHVPHALIVQVLEGVLDAQEVPFVGRKRKNVAGWVVAVVEDWVTSIQMRGGRNSADAGGVGVWVSELLGRVDALLRQFQSAGARTEADKKLRDEAAQLRGELATVKRRVDGLVAAAAQGGMGGSVMGGFGFRGGLA; this is translated from the exons ATGGAGCCCTCAACGCCCATGCGCCCCATCCCCGGCGCTTACATTAACACTCCTGCGCCAAACACCACGCGACGACAACTCTTTACCAACAACCCTGGGAATGGTGTGCCACCACCTATGGCACTCCCACCCGCGAACCCAGTTGGCCCCGGCACTCAGGCTCTCGTGACAGGCCAGCTTCCGGCACCGACTGTTGCCCGCGCAGACGTCCCTCTGATCGAAACGGCTGGTCATGTTGTCAACTCAAATCTCCTCAACGATGAAAGCTATCCTGACCTGGACTCATACTGCCGAC CCGGCGCTTCCTCCGAGTATGACATCCATCCGCCGGACAGGCCATGGGCGCCTTTTCAAAAGACCCATATGTACCAAATTCCTGACCAGATCTTCGACTTCCTTAATGGGGGGGAGGTCTTCACGAAACTAGGCCTCTTCCCGGAGCTCGGATATGCCTGGGCCTCCATCGATAGTTCGCTCTTCCTCTGGGACTACACGCATCCCACGCCAGAACTTATCGGGTACGAGGAattgaccaccaccatcaccgccgttGCCCTCGTTGCGCCAAAGCCAGGCGTGTTCGTCAAGACCATTACACATATTCTCGTCATCTCCACAACAACtgatgttgttcttgttggtgTGGCGGCCGAGACCAACGCGTCGGGAGCCAAGAAGGTCACGCTCTACCAGACCAAGATGGCTGTGCACCGTGGTGGCAGTGATGTCAGTTACATCGTCGGAACCGCCAATGGGCGCATCTTTGTCGGTGGCGAAACGGACACCGACATCCACGAAATTGTTTAccagcaagaagagagaTGGTTCTCTAGCAGATGCAGCAAAGTCAACCATACCCATCCCGGCTGGTCCTCTGTTGTACCACTGACCAACTTGCCATTTGGCCCCCGGCCACACGAACACCTCGTGGGTCTCTATGTTGACGATACTCGAAACCTTGTGTACTCGCTATCTGACCGGTCGACCATCCGAACCTATCACATGGAGGGCCCCGAAAAGCTCACCAAGGTGATTGAGAAGGACAAGACCAGCATCCTCCGCGACTTTGCCCACTTGGCAGCCCCATCACCTCTCTTCACCGACAGGACTACCATTGTGTCACTCAGtcccatcaccgccaccgaGACGTCGAAACTCCATCTCATGGCTCTCACCGATACTGGCtgtcgccttcttctcagcgCCACGAGCGCTGCTTCATACACCATCGGCGGCGGGTCATccacccttcctcctcaaagtATGCAGCTGCAGTTTATCAAGTTCCCTCCCAGGGAGGAGTACCAACGGACTAGGGATCACAGACTCCAACCTATCGAGACGGTACTAGACAAGACATCGCAGCTTCTTGAAATTAGCGCAATGGGTATGCGCTTCCCTCCAGGTTACTTCTTTGACGTCGTCCGTGACAGGACCGCTGCTTCGGACAGGCTTTTTATCTCGGCTCCCGATACGGGCCGGATCAAGTTGACACAGCCTACCTCGGCGCTGAAATACTTTGAGCAGGGCACGTGGATCGACCTCGGCGCTGGCAACCGAACCATTGAGATCGGTTTGACGACCAAGCCTTTCTCGGCAAACAGTCAGCCTCTAGGCTTCGGCAATGAGCTCGCTGTTCAGTTCGACCAGGCTCCCGGGGAGTTTGCGATTCTCACAAACACTGGCGTACACATCATTCGCCGGagaagggtggtggatatgcTTGCGACTGCCCTCAGATCTGTCCAAGGTCAGGGCGACGACGTGCTAGAGCTGGAGGTTCGCCACTTTCTTGCTCAGTACGGGAGAGTGGAAACCTGCTCGGCGGCGCTGGCAGTAGCGTGTGGTCAAGGCAACGACTCGCGGACGGGTATTGGGCGATCCTCGGACACCAGCCTTGCAAACCTTGCCCGCTTGGTATTTGTGGAATACGGTGGCCAAGCCAGAGTGGCGGAGTCAGACGGGCGCATGGCCCCTCAGGATTCTGTTAGGTTATCGTCCCGTCACGATGCGTTGGTGCTGTACTTTACCCGCCTTGTCAGGACACTCTGGAAAACCAAGGTCGTCACGATTGccaaggacggcaaggaggTGACCTCGACCGTAGACGTCAAGAAACTGGTGCAGGTTCAGGAACAGGTCGACCGTCTGGAGAATTTTTTGGAGACCAACAAGGGCACGATCCAAGGCCTCTCTGGCCCTCCCGGTACTCTGACAAACAGAAACGACGAGATTGCTGCGCAAAAGGAACACCAGGCTTTCCACGGCATGCGTCAGCTCATGAAGAGTGTGACGGAGGGCATTTCCTTCGTCACTATGCTTTTTAGCGAGAGAGTTGCGGATATCTATGGTCGGCTCGAACCTGCCGACCAACAAAGGCTCTCTCAGCTTACCTATGAGCACCTGTTCTCCCAGAAGCCCGGAAAAGACCTCGCAAAGGTGTTGGTCAAAGCAATTGTCAACCGCAATATCGCTAATGGCGCCAATGTGGATACGGTCGCTGATGGCCTAAGGAGACGTTGCGGGAGCTTCTGCTCGCCTGACGATGTGGTCATCTTCAAGGCCCAAGAGCAGTTGCAGCGCGCGAGTGACCAGGTTGCTAATGCCAGCGCCGCTCGTCTGCTGCTGGCCGAGAGTTTGAGACTCTTTCAGGAGGTCGCTGGCAGTCTTTCTGCCGACAACCTCGAGAGGGCTGTTAACCAGTACATCGAGCTCAAGTACTACGCCGGTGCTATTCAGCTGTGCTTGGTGGTTGCCAAGGAAAAGGACCGGGGCAACACTGCATTGACATGGGTGATGGACAACAGGCCGGCGGGTGATGTTCGTGAGAGGGCGTACAATGCCCGGAAGAACTGCTACATCCTGATTCAGCAGGTTCTTGACGCGCTCGAGGGTTACCTCTCCACGGAGCCTGAGACGATTGATGGGCGTCAAACGGTCGCTGCCACCAAGAGGAAAGAGGCCTACGATGTGGTTAACAACTCGGATGATCAAGTGTTTCACATTGACCTGTACGAGTGGTACATCTCCAAGGGCTGGATTGATAGGCTACTTGCCATTGACTCGCCACACGTTGAGGCTTACCTTCGGCAGCTCTCTGAGCAGAATTACACTCATGCTGACCTCCTCTGCCGGTGGTATACTCACCgcaacttcttcttccaagCGGCCCAAGTCCAAGCCAACATTGCCAAGTCGGACATGgccatccccatcaaacaccgCATCAAGCTGCTTGGTTTGGCCAAGGCGAATGCCAGTGTCAACACTGCTGGCGTGAGCcgtcagcagcaacaaatGTTGAACCATGAGGTGTCTGAAATGCTCGAGATGGCGCACATCCAGGATGATTTGCTACAGAGATTGCTTGCAGACGGCCGGATAGACAACAGCAGGAAGGCCGAGGTCAATGACCATTTGAACGGGCCGATCCTCAGCGTGAACGAG CTCTACAATGACTACATTGACCAAGCCGGGTACTACGACCTCAGCCTCTTGATCTTCCACCTTGCCGACTTCCAAAACCACCGCGTCATCGAGGAGACGTGGAgcaacctcatccaccagGTCCACAACGAGACGGAGATCAAGGCGGAGCTGTGGAACAAGCGCGACGGGAATGGGGTACCTGCCGAGCTGCGGGATCAGATCCCCGAGGCTGAGCCGCCGAGGCCGTGGGAGTGTGTAGCGCAGAACGTGCAGATTATTGCTCACCGCGCCTCGCTGGACAGTCTCGTCTTCCCCGTCGACAAGGTCATCCCGATGGTGTGCGGTTATGCGATTGAGTACAACCAGGATTTGGAGAGCCCCAACTGGCCGATGGCGCTGTTTCAGCAGCTTCATGTCCCGCATGCGCTTATTGTgcaggtgttggagggggtgctgGATGCGCAGGAGGTTCCTTttgtggggaggaagaggaagaatgtggctggctgggttgttgctgttgtggaggATTGGGTGACTTCGATTcagatgaggggggggaggaattCAGCTGatgctgggggggttggggtttgggttaGTGAGCTGTTGGGACGGGTGGATGCGTTGCTCAGGCAGTTTCAGTCTGCGGGGGCGAGGACGGAGGCGGATAAGAAGTTGAGAGACGAGGCTGCGCagttgaggggggagttggcTACCGTCAAGAGGAGGGTCGATGGGCTTgtagcggcggcggcgcagggggggatgggggggagtgtgatgggaggttttggttttAGGGGCGGGTTGGCTTAG